The Pelobates fuscus isolate aPelFus1 chromosome 2, aPelFus1.pri, whole genome shotgun sequence genome has a segment encoding these proteins:
- the SYS1 gene encoding protein SYS1 homolog, whose amino-acid sequence MAGQFRSYIWDPVLIVSQIALMQCIYYGSLGLWLAALDLLTANSPSLDQIFNYEILGFSSDSGRVSMMAFILNSLTCALGLLYFIRRGKQCLDFTVTVHMFHLFGCWFYISRLPATITWWLLNLVCIALMAVIGEYLCMRTELNEIPLNSAPKSNV is encoded by the coding sequence ATGGCTGGACAATTCCGCAGCTATATATGGGATCCAGTCCTTATCGTATCCCAGATCGCCTTAATGCAATGCATCTACTATGGCTCCTTGGGACTCTGGCTTGCAGCCCTGGACTTACTGACAGCAAATAGCCCTTCACTCGACCAGATATTTAATTATGAGATTTTAGGATTTTCATCCGATTCTGGAAGAGTCTCCATGATGGCTTTCATCCTGAACTCTCTCACTTGTGCTCTGGGTTTGCTGTATTTTATCCGCAGAGGAAAGCAGTGCCTGGATTTTACTGTGACAGTACACATGTTTCACCTGTTTGGGTGTTGGTTTTATATCTCCCGTCTCCCTGCTACAATCACTTGGTGGCTTCTGAACCTTGTCTGTATTGCCTTAATGGCAGTCATTGGAGAGTATCTCTGCATGCGAACTGAACTCAATGAAATTCCTCTCAATTCAGCCCCTAAATCTAATGTCTAG